One stretch of Rhodohalobacter mucosus DNA includes these proteins:
- a CDS encoding DUF1304 domain-containing protein, producing the protein MLQILLISIVALLHIGFMILEMILWERPAGRRIFGTTKEFAASSRKLAMNQGLYNGFLAAGLIWGLFLGPSGLHVIYFFLICVVIAGIFGAATVNRRIFWVQAAPALIAFAVIYYS; encoded by the coding sequence ATTCTGCAGATTCTGCTCATCTCAATAGTTGCCCTGCTCCATATTGGATTTATGATTCTTGAAATGATTCTGTGGGAGCGCCCGGCCGGACGCAGGATATTCGGTACCACAAAAGAGTTTGCAGCGTCCTCTAGAAAACTGGCCATGAACCAGGGGTTATATAACGGTTTTCTGGCGGCAGGCCTTATCTGGGGGCTTTTTCTGGGACCATCAGGGCTTCACGTAATCTATTTTTTCCTGATCTGTGTCGTCATCGCAGGAATCTTTGGCGCTGCAACCGTGAATCGCAGAATTTTCTGGGTTCAGGCCGCACCTGCACTGATCGCGTTCGCAGTCATATACTATTCCTGA
- a CDS encoding VOC family protein, which produces MTELITGIQQVGIGVTDIDEAWAFYRSLFCMDVPVFDDEAEAALMTLYTGGTPHSRRALLALNMNGGGGFEIWQFKSRKPKESGFTVLPGDLGINAIRLKCRDIEKAHQSMKDYASRILTAPDGSQHFLVRDPYGNLFQIVEGNSWFLKNTQPMGGVCGVMIGVSDIDASLPLYTGVLEFDDIVYDESGTYGDLGDEISARRVLLRKKQARNGAFSRLFGHVDIELIQISGRKPRKVYENRYWGDPGFIHVCFDVNDMDRLKTACEENGYEFTVDSDSSFDMGEAAGRFSYIEDPDGTLIEFVNTHKLPIMKKWGWYLNLRKRKKQKPLPNWMLKTLSLNRVSG; this is translated from the coding sequence ATGACCGAACTTATTACCGGTATCCAGCAAGTGGGAATTGGGGTAACCGATATTGACGAAGCCTGGGCTTTTTACAGGTCTCTATTCTGCATGGATGTTCCTGTGTTTGATGATGAGGCAGAAGCCGCCCTGATGACCCTCTATACAGGTGGCACTCCGCATTCGCGTCGCGCACTTCTCGCCCTGAACATGAACGGCGGAGGCGGTTTTGAAATCTGGCAGTTTAAAAGCCGCAAGCCCAAAGAGTCCGGATTTACCGTTTTACCCGGCGATCTCGGCATTAACGCCATACGGCTGAAATGCAGGGATATCGAAAAAGCTCATCAGTCAATGAAAGACTATGCTTCCCGAATTCTGACGGCACCCGATGGTTCTCAGCATTTTCTGGTAAGAGATCCGTATGGGAATCTTTTTCAGATTGTTGAGGGAAATTCCTGGTTTCTGAAAAATACGCAACCGATGGGAGGGGTTTGCGGCGTGATGATCGGCGTGTCTGACATTGATGCATCACTCCCGCTTTACACAGGCGTACTTGAGTTTGATGACATTGTTTATGATGAGTCCGGCACATATGGTGATCTTGGAGACGAGATCAGTGCCAGAAGAGTGCTGCTCAGAAAAAAACAGGCACGTAATGGTGCTTTCAGCCGCCTGTTTGGTCATGTTGACATTGAACTGATCCAGATTAGCGGCCGAAAACCAAGAAAGGTGTATGAAAACAGGTATTGGGGCGATCCGGGCTTCATCCATGTCTGTTTTGATGTAAACGATATGGACCGCCTGAAGACAGCCTGTGAAGAGAACGGATATGAGTTCACCGTTGACAGCGATTCAAGTTTCGACATGGGGGAGGCTGCCGGAAGATTCTCATATATCGAGGATCCGGACGGAACCCTGATTGAATTTGTAAACACCCACAAGCTGCCGATCATGAAAAAATGGGGCTGGTACCTTAACCTTCGCAAGAGGAAAAAACAGAAGCCGCTGCCCAACTGGATGCTTAAAACCCTCAGCCTGAACCGGGTGTCGGGCTGA
- a CDS encoding DinB family protein, with the protein MDDRQKIQHLFQFDLWCNRKLAEKLIAEEDFEQRSACVAFLSHIINAQKIWYNRVIDLEIEATDIWQEYQPDEISSKARKIQVKWLNLIGDHEVNLETVIYYTNSKGVEYQNPLWQICHHLIIHGQHHRAQISLLLRKSGIEPPASDYIFYTRDRA; encoded by the coding sequence ATGGATGACAGGCAAAAAATTCAGCATCTTTTTCAATTCGACCTCTGGTGCAACCGGAAGCTGGCAGAGAAACTGATAGCAGAAGAGGATTTTGAACAGCGATCGGCATGTGTGGCTTTTCTGTCACACATCATAAATGCCCAGAAGATTTGGTACAACCGGGTTATCGATCTTGAAATTGAAGCAACGGATATCTGGCAAGAATATCAGCCGGATGAAATCTCATCCAAAGCCCGAAAAATACAGGTGAAATGGCTGAACCTAATCGGTGATCACGAGGTTAACCTGGAAACGGTGATTTATTACACTAACTCAAAAGGTGTGGAATATCAAAATCCCCTCTGGCAAATATGCCATCATCTCATCATTCATGGACAGCATCACCGAGCGCAGATCTCTTTACTGCTGAGAAAATCAGGCATAGAACCACCCGCATCGGATTATATTTTCTATACCAGAGACAGAGCCTGA
- a CDS encoding D-alanyl-D-alanine carboxypeptidase, translating into MFPKLILLLCSLSILAMISCKSPESATLPDEPETSEPVERFFEESGVFSQSTTGFVLYDPEADSVLYDRDGDRYYTPASNMKIFTLYASLKALPDTLPSLRYTVRNDTLWFRGTGDPAFLNPNFETNGAYRFLKDRPETLVYFDGHYEDNHFGEGWPWDWYPAAYAPEKSPFPVYGNIMRLQAQQVALVMLNEEEPVKPAFFERYIENLGWDGEQMELVRRDYQTNTVFYSPRSDTARQERNIPFKYDSGLITEMLADTLNRPVDYTDRNDLRFEQTLHATPADTLYKRLMLESDNFVAEQLMLMISEMQSGTLNSSNAISWSLDNYFQDLPDRPQWRDGSGLTRYNLITPRSVVYLLEKLMDEYGEENVLSWFPAGGVSGTLRGYYRSPEGEPPFVYAKTGTLSNNTALSGYIYTNSGKRLSFSIIHNNYVIGNNTLRRETGRLLGLIRERY; encoded by the coding sequence ATGTTTCCAAAGCTCATTCTACTACTCTGCTCTCTGTCCATCCTGGCCATGATATCCTGCAAATCTCCGGAAAGCGCCACTCTGCCGGATGAACCTGAAACTTCAGAACCCGTAGAGCGCTTTTTTGAAGAGTCCGGCGTATTCAGTCAGAGTACAACGGGTTTTGTTCTCTACGATCCGGAAGCGGATTCAGTGCTATACGACAGGGACGGAGACCGGTATTACACCCCTGCCTCCAATATGAAAATATTTACCCTCTATGCCTCGCTTAAAGCATTGCCTGATACTCTGCCTTCGCTTCGCTACACGGTGCGAAATGATACACTCTGGTTCAGGGGAACGGGAGATCCCGCGTTTCTTAACCCCAACTTCGAGACAAACGGTGCCTACCGCTTTCTGAAAGACCGGCCCGAAACACTGGTATATTTCGATGGTCACTATGAAGATAACCATTTCGGTGAGGGATGGCCATGGGATTGGTATCCTGCGGCCTATGCCCCTGAAAAATCCCCCTTTCCCGTGTATGGAAATATAATGCGGCTGCAGGCACAGCAGGTAGCCCTGGTAATGCTTAACGAAGAGGAGCCGGTGAAGCCGGCATTTTTTGAGCGGTATATTGAAAATCTGGGATGGGACGGTGAACAGATGGAGCTTGTGCGCAGGGACTATCAAACCAATACTGTCTTTTATTCACCCAGGTCGGATACCGCCAGACAGGAACGAAATATCCCGTTTAAATATGACAGCGGCCTGATTACGGAGATGCTTGCGGACACACTGAACCGGCCTGTGGATTATACTGATCGAAATGATCTCAGGTTTGAGCAAACGCTACACGCCACGCCTGCAGATACACTCTACAAACGCCTGATGCTGGAAAGTGACAATTTTGTTGCCGAACAGCTAATGCTGATGATATCGGAAATGCAATCCGGAACGCTGAACTCCTCGAACGCCATTTCCTGGTCACTGGATAATTATTTCCAGGATCTGCCGGATCGTCCGCAATGGAGAGACGGATCCGGACTCACCCGATACAACCTTATAACACCGCGCAGCGTGGTATATCTTCTGGAGAAACTGATGGATGAATATGGGGAAGAAAATGTGCTGAGCTGGTTCCCTGCCGGAGGGGTAAGCGGAACACTTCGCGGCTACTATCGTTCTCCGGAAGGTGAGCCGCCGTTTGTTTATGCAAAGACCGGCACCCTGAGCAACAATACTGCACTCAGCGGTTATATCTACACAAATTCGGGCAAACGCCTGAGCTTCAGCATCATTCACAATAACTACGTGATCGGCAACAATACCCTGAGACGGGAAACGGGGCGCTTACTCGGTCTAATCAGGGAACGCTATTGA
- a CDS encoding MarC family NAAT transporter: protein MDKIISIFGAMFEFATDTVPEQTSYIIGVGALLFASFTSLFSVVNPLAAMPLFLSLTDRFSDAERNQTAKKATLYMFGVLITFLLIGTFILSFFGISLSGIRIAGGLIIMRAAYSMLNPETSGRKLTDEDEAAAMEKEDISFSPLALPLLSGPGSIAVVIGFATQADGMMDYLINAVSIVLVVLVSYGLLRLAPISARYIGPTGLNVMTRLMGFIALAISVQFILSGISRYFGIG from the coding sequence ATGGATAAAATCATCTCTATCTTTGGTGCCATGTTTGAATTTGCAACCGATACAGTACCCGAGCAAACCTCCTATATTATTGGTGTAGGGGCCCTTTTATTCGCAAGCTTCACCTCACTTTTTTCGGTTGTGAACCCGCTGGCTGCCATGCCATTGTTTCTTTCGCTCACAGACCGTTTTTCGGATGCTGAACGCAACCAGACCGCAAAAAAAGCCACACTCTACATGTTTGGCGTGCTGATAACGTTTCTGCTGATAGGTACGTTTATTCTCAGCTTTTTTGGTATTTCCCTTTCTGGAATCCGGATAGCGGGAGGGTTAATCATTATGAGAGCTGCATACTCTATGCTGAACCCCGAAACGAGCGGACGCAAGCTGACCGATGAGGACGAAGCTGCTGCAATGGAAAAAGAGGATATCTCATTCAGTCCGCTGGCGCTTCCCCTCCTGTCGGGTCCGGGCAGTATTGCGGTAGTTATAGGTTTTGCGACGCAGGCTGATGGAATGATGGATTACTTGATAAATGCGGTTTCTATCGTACTTGTGGTGTTGGTTTCCTACGGATTGCTGCGGCTGGCACCGATTTCTGCCAGGTACATTGGCCCGACAGGCCTCAATGTGATGACAAGGCTGATGGGTTTCATTGCACTGGCTATCAGTGTGCAATTTATTCTAAGCGGTATTTCAAGATATTTCGGAATCGGATAA
- a CDS encoding ATP-dependent DNA ligase, whose product MEATFRSLCECIDAIRRTRGSNAKIRRCAGFLSALQSNDDVRLAAQFIGEGAFASISSRKASIGSRTAGLAASSFCEIDYDLVFKPCRTATGSNSETIGRLMENIPEAAIKRSPEEISLPEMEEWFFRLSEVSSRDAKSGLLHAMWSRMTPVEIVYSIRMMGQGSLRIGFETRSLVSAISKAFSEDREEIRFVHMITGSIGRTAELARSGKLHEAGFKMFHPLSFMLASPIENRAVEDVSGYVAEEKFDGMRAQVHADGGKVEIYSRDLNQITGSFPEVVRFFASAQLSSTVLDGEICVFMDDRIMPFQMLQKRMGIKKPDKKIQSQYPVLFIAFDLLAHDGQTVFEQTLEERRDLLEKLSDQYGIPVTTRFELNDEDDVEELFNRAVSHGNEGLMLKKRFSRYEYGQRGKTWLKVKEPGGSFDTVIMYAHAGSGRRGGLYSDFTLGISVKEDERYEEEYIPIGKAYGGYTDQELKRLNTELKKLAVERYGPTLGLKPGIVVEIEFDDIQINKRTKAGYTLRLPRFRAIRWDLAPDDSDTLKDVEKAFERKMERDRLPQSVNPSFKISSR is encoded by the coding sequence ATGGAAGCAACATTCAGATCCCTTTGTGAATGCATAGACGCGATTCGGCGCACACGCGGAAGCAATGCCAAAATCAGGCGTTGCGCCGGATTTCTGAGTGCTCTTCAGAGCAATGACGACGTACGTCTTGCGGCACAGTTCATTGGTGAGGGGGCGTTTGCCTCAATCAGCAGCAGAAAAGCGTCTATAGGCAGCCGAACCGCAGGACTTGCCGCCTCATCTTTTTGTGAAATTGATTACGATCTTGTATTCAAACCCTGTCGCACGGCAACCGGAAGCAACTCCGAAACCATTGGGCGCCTGATGGAAAACATACCCGAAGCTGCAATCAAGCGCTCCCCGGAAGAGATATCGCTTCCTGAGATGGAAGAGTGGTTTTTCCGTCTGAGTGAGGTGTCGTCGAGAGATGCCAAATCTGGACTTCTGCATGCCATGTGGAGCCGCATGACGCCCGTTGAGATTGTCTATTCGATCAGAATGATGGGGCAGGGATCTCTTCGGATCGGTTTTGAAACCCGAAGCCTGGTTTCCGCCATATCGAAAGCTTTCAGTGAAGACCGGGAAGAGATTCGTTTTGTGCACATGATTACGGGCAGCATCGGCCGTACGGCAGAACTGGCGCGCTCGGGTAAACTCCATGAAGCCGGCTTCAAAATGTTTCATCCTCTCTCTTTCATGCTGGCTTCACCGATCGAAAACAGGGCCGTGGAGGATGTCAGCGGCTATGTTGCAGAGGAAAAGTTTGACGGTATGCGCGCACAGGTTCATGCCGATGGTGGTAAGGTTGAAATTTACTCGCGCGACCTTAACCAGATTACAGGTTCATTTCCGGAAGTGGTTCGGTTTTTCGCGTCAGCACAGCTGAGCAGTACCGTTTTGGATGGTGAAATCTGCGTGTTTATGGATGACAGGATCATGCCCTTTCAGATGTTGCAGAAAAGAATGGGCATCAAAAAACCGGACAAAAAAATTCAATCCCAATATCCAGTCCTGTTCATTGCATTTGATCTGCTTGCACACGATGGCCAGACAGTATTTGAACAGACCCTTGAAGAAAGGCGGGATCTGCTTGAGAAGTTGTCTGACCAATACGGTATCCCGGTAACAACCCGGTTTGAACTGAATGACGAGGATGATGTTGAAGAGTTGTTCAATAGGGCAGTCAGCCATGGCAATGAAGGGTTGATGCTGAAAAAGAGGTTCAGCAGATACGAATATGGTCAGCGCGGAAAAACATGGCTGAAGGTAAAAGAGCCCGGCGGTTCATTCGACACGGTGATCATGTACGCACACGCTGGAAGCGGCAGAAGGGGCGGACTTTATTCAGATTTTACACTCGGTATTTCGGTAAAGGAAGACGAAAGATATGAAGAAGAGTATATCCCGATAGGCAAAGCATATGGCGGTTATACAGACCAAGAACTGAAGCGCCTGAATACCGAGCTAAAAAAACTCGCCGTCGAGCGGTACGGTCCCACCCTGGGTTTAAAGCCGGGTATCGTTGTGGAAATCGAGTTTGATGATATACAGATCAATAAAAGAACCAAGGCAGGCTATACTCTGCGCCTCCCGCGGTTCAGGGCTATTCGCTGGGATCTTGCCCCCGATGATTCCGACACACTTAAAGACGTAGAAAAGGCTTTTGAAAGAAAAATGGAACGCGACAGACTGCCTCAGTCGGTGAACCCGTCTTTCAAAATTTCAAGCCGCTGA
- a CDS encoding alanine/glycine:cation symporter family protein — translation MTFANYAWGTPMLVLLVGGGVIFLIFSRFMPYRNFRHGIEVLSGKYEDPTAPGDINHFQALSSTLAATVGMGNISGVAIALGVGGPGAIFWMWITALVGMATKYFTCTLSIMYRGKDSSGKIQGGPMYYIVEGLGPKWKPLAMFFSLAGLIGCTPMFQSNQLTQIIRDTVLAENGWLGYDVMLLADTAMTETGFRLSDIIVGLLLVGLVSLVIFGGIKRIGNVASRLVPLMVAVYILTVVYIIINNISDLPQYFWLIVSDAFKGEYASGEAAFGGALGFMISQGIRRGAFSNEAGIGTEAMAHGAAKTREPVREGLVGMLEPAIDTLLVCSMTAMALLMTGAWTDSSVDGITMTATAFQTGIPAIGLYLLLICVFIFSVTTMFTYSYYGSKCLNFLAGANRAHYYNYFYIFSIFIGSITTIDMVVNLVDGMFAMMAIPTVISTLLLAPRVMEATRDYFERKKKGEFDQI, via the coding sequence GTGACATTCGCCAACTACGCATGGGGAACTCCCATGCTGGTACTCCTCGTGGGAGGGGGTGTTATTTTTCTCATCTTTTCACGTTTTATGCCGTACCGCAATTTCAGGCACGGCATCGAAGTGCTCTCCGGAAAGTATGAGGACCCAACCGCTCCGGGTGATATTAACCATTTTCAGGCGCTCTCCAGCACCCTTGCTGCTACGGTTGGAATGGGTAACATCAGCGGAGTTGCAATTGCCCTCGGAGTTGGCGGCCCGGGAGCCATTTTCTGGATGTGGATCACGGCGCTGGTAGGAATGGCCACCAAGTATTTTACCTGTACACTATCTATCATGTACCGGGGCAAGGATTCGAGCGGCAAGATTCAGGGCGGACCGATGTACTACATCGTTGAGGGGTTGGGTCCGAAATGGAAACCGCTTGCCATGTTTTTCAGCCTGGCAGGACTGATCGGTTGTACCCCCATGTTCCAGTCGAATCAGCTTACACAGATTATCCGCGATACCGTACTTGCTGAAAACGGCTGGCTGGGCTACGATGTTATGCTTCTTGCAGACACGGCCATGACGGAAACCGGTTTCAGGTTGTCAGATATCATTGTCGGGCTTCTCCTGGTGGGCCTTGTTTCTCTGGTTATTTTCGGCGGCATCAAGCGTATTGGAAATGTGGCGTCAAGGCTGGTTCCCCTTATGGTTGCCGTCTATATTCTGACGGTCGTTTATATCATTATCAACAATATCAGTGATCTGCCCCAGTACTTCTGGCTGATTGTCAGCGATGCATTTAAAGGGGAGTATGCAAGCGGCGAGGCTGCTTTCGGCGGCGCGCTTGGATTTATGATTTCGCAGGGCATTCGAAGGGGTGCATTTTCAAACGAAGCGGGTATCGGCACGGAAGCCATGGCCCACGGTGCCGCAAAAACCCGGGAGCCGGTTCGGGAAGGATTGGTTGGAATGCTTGAACCGGCAATCGATACCCTGCTGGTGTGCAGCATGACGGCCATGGCCCTGCTTATGACCGGTGCATGGACAGACTCATCCGTAGACGGCATTACCATGACGGCAACGGCCTTTCAGACAGGTATTCCTGCCATAGGGCTCTATCTGTTGCTGATCTGCGTGTTCATATTCAGTGTTACAACCATGTTTACCTACTCCTACTATGGCTCCAAGTGCCTCAACTTTCTGGCAGGGGCAAACCGCGCGCATTACTACAATTACTTCTACATCTTTTCCATCTTTATCGGTTCTATTACGACGATCGATATGGTCGTGAACCTTGTGGACGGCATGTTTGCGATGATGGCAATTCCCACGGTGATATCGACGCTCCTTCTGGCACCGAGGGTAATGGAAGCCACACGCGACTATTTTGAAAGGAAAAAGAAAGGTGAGTTCGACCAGATCTGA
- a CDS encoding tetratricopeptide repeat-containing sensor histidine kinase: MYRSLITLSVLILPLSLQAQNERADSLRTHINPAVMEPSTVSSIADLSDILILNSELEEAKEWLLLGYEVAERIDDNDGKFSVLTGLSKYYLEKEMPDSVFIMTDQAALYADSPFQEGILQELKAEANSIQGNYVLAVERFGRASFLADSLGNYERKAGIAIKSADAWSALGDDTEALRAYYEALEFADQADDSAFIAAASNLVGWKFLDMDNPEQAEYFLVRAEEISRAKQLSEILQSTLLNLGNLYRDLSDFGRAETYYVEALELSDQRMDTQIRIRLYHNLGVMERERGNYQEAMRLLLFAFEESRNQGDAESEYYTAAALGELEMERDNRVQAIRWYARANLAVENEGYATLRLSSYDNLYRAYRKAGNYSESLRWLEERDRLQDSLETADKARLLAEYETLFNVKQTLEQSDDLREREQEAQALVQLQQWLIILAMIAGGILLVAALVLVKSNQKRKKVNEKLQASNRQLNEMNSTVQEQNEELEQINDIKNKLFAIIAHDLRGPLSSLQSLIYLVRDHDLSQAEMAEITKTLERNLQENASMMDNLLAWAQAQMNGIKLNVRDFPLHQGVKSVTDQIQFQAEKKGVILDLDVPKAIEVKADYDMVKLVVRNLVANAIKFSEKEDSVRIKAFRSELDGMAEIHVIDEGTGIREQDQKKLFSKNHFTKRGTDNEKGSGLGLMLCKEFIEGHGGSLWFESKSGIGTTFMFTIPLSQSSQSNDQESSVQSSAKRPKAEKPVFEKT; encoded by the coding sequence ATGTACAGGTCTCTGATCACATTATCGGTTTTGATACTGCCGCTCTCTTTACAGGCGCAGAATGAGAGGGCAGACAGTTTGCGTACCCATATCAATCCCGCAGTGATGGAGCCTTCCACAGTCTCTTCGATTGCAGACCTCTCAGATATTCTTATCCTCAACTCTGAATTGGAGGAAGCAAAAGAGTGGCTTTTGTTGGGATATGAAGTGGCTGAACGCATAGACGATAATGACGGGAAATTTTCAGTCCTGACGGGATTAAGCAAATACTATCTCGAAAAAGAGATGCCCGATTCGGTATTCATTATGACAGATCAGGCGGCTCTGTATGCTGATTCTCCATTTCAGGAAGGAATACTTCAGGAGCTGAAGGCAGAAGCCAACTCAATACAAGGCAATTACGTGCTGGCGGTTGAACGGTTCGGGCGGGCTTCGTTTCTGGCCGACTCTCTTGGTAACTACGAGCGCAAAGCCGGAATAGCCATCAAATCAGCTGATGCATGGTCGGCATTGGGCGACGATACAGAGGCGCTGAGGGCATACTATGAAGCACTTGAGTTTGCAGATCAGGCAGACGACTCTGCATTCATTGCTGCCGCCAGTAACCTGGTAGGATGGAAATTCCTGGATATGGATAATCCTGAACAGGCAGAGTATTTCCTTGTGAGGGCGGAAGAGATAAGCCGTGCAAAGCAGCTATCAGAAATCCTGCAAAGTACTCTGTTGAATCTGGGCAATCTCTACCGCGATCTCAGTGATTTTGGAAGAGCCGAAACATACTACGTAGAAGCACTTGAACTTTCCGACCAACGAATGGATACGCAGATCCGGATACGTCTCTATCATAACCTGGGAGTAATGGAGCGTGAGCGGGGTAACTATCAGGAAGCAATGCGACTGCTGCTGTTCGCCTTTGAGGAGAGCAGGAATCAGGGGGATGCGGAAAGTGAATATTACACTGCAGCTGCCCTCGGTGAACTTGAAATGGAGCGCGATAACAGGGTTCAGGCAATACGATGGTATGCAAGGGCCAATCTGGCTGTTGAAAATGAGGGCTATGCCACGCTCAGGCTTTCATCATATGATAATCTCTATCGGGCCTACCGCAAAGCCGGAAATTACAGTGAATCACTAAGGTGGCTCGAAGAGCGCGACCGGCTGCAAGACAGCCTTGAAACAGCCGATAAAGCACGCCTGCTGGCCGAATATGAAACCCTCTTCAATGTAAAGCAAACACTCGAACAGTCAGACGATCTGAGGGAGAGGGAGCAGGAGGCTCAGGCGCTTGTTCAGCTTCAGCAGTGGCTTATTATTCTGGCCATGATTGCCGGTGGCATTCTGCTGGTGGCAGCTCTGGTTTTGGTAAAATCGAACCAAAAGCGGAAAAAAGTTAATGAGAAGCTACAAGCCAGTAACCGCCAGCTGAATGAGATGAATTCTACGGTTCAGGAGCAAAATGAGGAGCTGGAGCAAATCAATGATATCAAAAACAAACTCTTTGCCATTATTGCTCACGATCTCAGGGGACCCCTGAGCTCGCTTCAAAGCCTGATTTACCTGGTTCGCGATCACGATCTCTCACAGGCTGAGATGGCCGAAATTACCAAAACACTGGAGCGTAACCTACAGGAAAATGCAAGCATGATGGATAATCTGCTGGCCTGGGCGCAGGCACAGATGAACGGAATTAAACTAAATGTTCGCGATTTTCCTCTGCATCAGGGCGTTAAATCGGTAACCGATCAGATTCAGTTCCAGGCAGAGAAAAAAGGGGTTATCCTTGATCTGGATGTGCCCAAAGCCATTGAAGTGAAGGCTGATTATGATATGGTAAAACTGGTGGTCCGGAATCTTGTCGCTAACGCAATTAAATTTAGCGAAAAGGAAGATTCTGTCAGGATAAAAGCGTTCCGGTCGGAGCTGGACGGAATGGCAGAAATACATGTGATTGATGAGGGGACGGGAATCAGGGAACAGGATCAGAAAAAGCTTTTTTCGAAAAACCACTTTACAAAACGCGGTA
- a CDS encoding bifunctional transcriptional activator/DNA repair enzyme AdaA has product MDRNYARIEKAIGYISNHYKKQPDLEEISRHINLSPYHFHRLFSEWAGVSPKKFLQLITIEHAKNVLHKGITLEQAADEVGFSSTSRLYDHFVKIEGMTPGEYRNGGAGLNICYSVQESPFGRVMIGSTDRGISQLVFENAFEELDPEPLIRDRFPNAQLSAKETNFHRKAAQVLNYEASGAELSEPVILHVKGTPFQLNIWRALLQIPAGSLATYSDIAKAVGKPSASRAAGSAIGKNPVACMIPCHRVIRSTGVFGQYHWGRARKTAMIGFEQARNCTDDQE; this is encoded by the coding sequence ATGGACCGGAACTACGCACGCATTGAGAAAGCCATTGGCTACATTTCAAATCACTATAAGAAACAGCCTGATCTTGAAGAAATATCCCGTCACATAAACCTGAGTCCCTACCACTTTCACAGACTATTTTCAGAATGGGCCGGAGTAAGCCCGAAGAAATTTTTACAGCTGATCACGATTGAGCACGCAAAAAACGTGCTGCACAAGGGTATCACTCTTGAGCAGGCAGCCGATGAGGTGGGATTTTCATCAACTTCCCGGCTTTATGACCACTTTGTAAAAATTGAAGGGATGACGCCCGGGGAGTACCGGAACGGAGGAGCAGGACTCAATATTTGCTACAGTGTGCAGGAATCCCCGTTTGGCCGCGTGATGATCGGCTCCACCGATCGAGGCATTTCCCAGCTGGTATTTGAGAATGCATTTGAAGAGTTAGATCCGGAACCCCTGATTCGTGATCGGTTTCCGAATGCGCAACTGAGTGCAAAGGAGACGAACTTCCATAGAAAAGCTGCACAGGTTTTAAATTATGAGGCCTCCGGCGCAGAATTATCAGAGCCAGTCATCCTGCATGTGAAGGGAACTCCATTCCAGTTAAATATCTGGCGAGCACTTCTTCAAATTCCGGCTGGCTCACTGGCCACCTATTCCGATATTGCAAAAGCTGTTGGAAAACCGTCAGCTTCGAGGGCGGCCGGGTCCGCTATAGGCAAGAACCCTGTGGCCTGTATGATACCGTGCCACAGGGTAATACGTTCGACAGGAGTTTTCGGGCAGTATCATTGGGGGAGAGCCAGAAAAACCGCCATGATCGGATTTGAACAGGCCCGGAATTGTACCGATGATCAGGAATAG
- the mce gene encoding methylmalonyl-CoA epimerase: MHIDHIGIAVRDLESAIQTYEKILNTSCFKREVVESEKVDTAFLQTGESKVELLGGTSPDSVINSYIERRGEGIHHVAFEVTDIEKEMKRLKDEGFRLLNETPKKGADNKLVAFLHPKGQHGVLVELCQSMDTE; this comes from the coding sequence ATGCACATTGACCATATCGGCATTGCCGTCCGAGATCTTGAAAGCGCAATTCAAACGTATGAAAAAATCCTGAATACAAGCTGCTTCAAGCGCGAAGTGGTTGAGAGTGAGAAAGTGGATACAGCTTTTCTGCAAACCGGTGAATCAAAAGTGGAACTGCTCGGCGGTACATCGCCCGATTCGGTGATCAACAGCTACATTGAAAGACGCGGCGAGGGCATTCACCATGTCGCTTTTGAAGTAACGGACATTGAAAAGGAGATGAAGCGTCTTAAGGATGAAGGATTCAGGCTGCTGAATGAAACTCCAAAAAAAGGAGCCGACAATAAACTGGTGGCTTTTCTTCACCCCAAAGGACAACATGGTGTTCTCGTAGAGCTCTGTCAGAGCATGGATACGGAATGA